CATGGGGCTCATCCTGTCCCTGGCTGCGGAGAAAGGGATTGCCGTGGTCGAGGATGCCGCCCAGGCCATTGGCGCCACCTATCAAGGAAAGAAAGCCGGCTCCTTGGGTGACATCGGATGCTTTTCTTTCTACCCGACGAAGACACTGGGTGGATTTGGCGAGGGCGGGCTTGTCACCACCCAACGCGACGACCTGGCCGAGCGCATGCGCGTCCTGCGCAACCACGGCATGGCCCAGACCTACGAGCACCTCGAAGTCGGAGGCAATTTCCGCATGCATGCCCTGCAAGGCGCCCTTCTCCGCCTGCGTTTGCCCCGCCTGCCCGGCCTCATCGCCGCGCGACGCCGTCATGCCCAGCATTACCTCGAGGGTTTCACCAGCAAGGGTCTCGGCGCCTATCCTGTCGATGCCTGCGCGTGCGCGTCACCGATGGGTTCCGAAGCCTCCTCCCAGTGCCCTCTGCTGCTCCCCTTCACCTGCAACGACCCGCACACCTTCAATCAATTCTGCCTGCGCGTCACCGGGGGCAAACGTGATGCCCTCAAGGCCCATTTGGCCGGAAAAGGCATCGGCACCGGGATCTATTACCCCAAGCCCCTGCACCGACAACCCTGCTTTGAAAAACTGGGGCCGGCCGGATTCTTCCCCAACGCCGAGACCTTTTCCCGCGAAGCCTTGGCCCTGCCGATGTTCGCCGAGTTGCGCGACGAAGAGGTGCAGGCGGTCCTGGAAGCCATTTACTCCTTCTACCATTGATTTTTCCAGGCTTCGTTTATGCGCATCGCTTTCGTCCGTCGGAACTGGTCGCCCACGGGCGGGGCGGAGAACTACCTGAAGCGGTTGGCCGGCTCCCTCAGCCAGGCCGGGCACGAGTGTCATCTGCTCTGCGAATCCTGGGACGACGAGGCCCGGGACATGTTCCGCTTGGTCGAACGGTTTCCGGTCGATTCGAGCACGGCCATGAAGCCGAGGCGCTTTGCCGATGCGGTCAATGTCCGGCTGGGCAGTGTGGGCGAAATCGGTTTCCATGTCGTTTTCAGCCTGGAACGGGGCGTGCGTGCCCACATCTACCGGGCCGGTGACGGGGTCCACCGCGAGTGGTTGCGACGCCGCCAGGCCGCGCGTCCGTTGACCGGTTTTTTCCGCAACCGCTTCAATCCCAAGAACCGCGTGGTTTGTGCG
The genomic region above belongs to Candidatus Methylacidiphilales bacterium and contains:
- a CDS encoding DegT/DnrJ/EryC1/StrS family aminotransferase, yielding MISHIPQFDATRDDKPFKDTLKAKAAEVIESGVFILGPEVAAFEKEVATYLGVKHAWAVSSGTDALVLALMALDIGPGDEVICPTYTFFATAGSVARLGATPVFVDSSPCCFNIAMEGIRRAISPRTKAIMPVHLFGQCADMGLILSLAAEKGIAVVEDAAQAIGATYQGKKAGSLGDIGCFSFYPTKTLGGFGEGGLVTTQRDDLAERMRVLRNHGMAQTYEHLEVGGNFRMHALQGALLRLRLPRLPGLIAARRRHAQHYLEGFTSKGLGAYPVDACACASPMGSEASSQCPLLLPFTCNDPHTFNQFCLRVTGGKRDALKAHLAGKGIGTGIYYPKPLHRQPCFEKLGPAGFFPNAETFSREALALPMFAELRDEEVQAVLEAIYSFYH